The stretch of DNA AAGGTGGAACCTGGTCGGAAAGCTGCGTCAGTTACGAACAGGTACTCGAACGGTACGGCCCAACCATTCAGCGCGGCGCACCAGCCCTGTGGGAACTGGCGCGCCGCTGGGTCGCTACGCATTTCGACACATAGCCTTACTTTGGCACGCGCCGTAGCAGCAGGATCGCGGCGGCGCCCCAGACCAACAGCGTCATCACCGACGCTTCCACGCCGTAGCTGCCGCCGGTCAGCCAATCCGGGCCAGGCATGGCCACTTGCAGCCAACCGCGTGCCGCATGTCCCGAGACCGGGACTGCGAACAGGCCGTCGTACAGATAATTCCAGCCCAGGTGCACGCCCATTGACAGCCACAAACGGCGCGTCAACATATAGCATGCGCTGAATGTCACACCGGCCACGCCGGTTACCAGAATTGCCAACAGGCTCACATGCCCGTTCGGCAAATGGGCCAACGCGAACGCCACAAACGACACAATCAGTGACGTGCGCGTGCCCCAGCGCTGCTCGACGATGCGGAACAACACACCACGGAACAGCAGCTCTTCAAAGCAAGCCACCATGACTTGCTCTGGCAGCGACTTGAACATTACGCTCCACCCGTTGCTGCCCGAGACGAAAAAAGAGCCCACGATGGCCAGCACGCCGGCGACCAACAGTCCTAGCACCGCGCCAACGGCGATGCCAGTAGCTGCTTCATGCGCAGCGCCGGGCAGTGCCAGCTCCGTGATTGCGCGCTTTTCCACGCGGCTGAAGAAGAAACGGTAGCCCAGCACTCCCGTCAAGGTGGCCAGCGGCACGGGACAAGCTACGCGCAACGAATTGGGTACCAGCGAATCGACGACGGCCATAGTGATGAGGGTTGCGGCCATGACGACGGCAATGCCGACAACAATCCGCGTGATGGGATGAGCAAAGAAACGAGCACGCATCATTACGTCAGGGCCAAACGCGATTGAAGGTGCGCATATCCTGCCGCCTGCACGAATCTAGGCAGCCGCCAGATGACGCCATTGACTCCCCAAGTGCCGTCCGGCACGTCATTGAGTATGACGGAGGTGGCCAGCTGCCGTTGCTCGGCGGCCGGCAGCGCGTCCTTGAACGCGGCATGAACCAGATCGACGTAGATGGCACGCGAAGCGTCGTCCAACACACCTTCCGGCACGTAGATCACGACCAGACAGGGAAGCAAGCGTTCGCGCACGTCGATGCCGCCGCAGGTCCACGTGGTCGGATCCACCTCGTCGATGGCGACCCAGCACAGTGAGCGCTTCCTCGGGTCGTCGGGAATCTCCTCCGCCGTGGTGGCGGCGTAGTTTAGCTTTTTTACCAGCTTGGCGCGGTGTTCAGCGGGGAATACATCCTTGGGAATCTTGACAAGAATATTGGGCATGGCCGGCTTTCGGTTATTAAATGAGAGCTTGCATTACAACGCCAATTGGTTCAGCATCCCAGTGTCTGTTTTGACATATTTCGGGCTTTTTCAGTCAATGAACGATTTTACGATTTTGGTCTTACCCGGCGCCTACGCATCCAGCGTCACGTTGACGCTGGATATCTTGTCGGCAGCAGCGCTGCTTGCACCAACGGTCGGTTGCGCCACGCCACGCTGGCGCGTGGTGTCTACCGAAAGCGTCGTTCGGCTCAATCATGGCGTGACGATTGACGCCAAGGTCTTGCCGAAAACCGGCCGCGCGGAAGCTTCCACGTGGGTCGTGCCAGGCATCGGTTTGGATAGTCCCCGTGTCGTCCAGCGCCGCTTCGAGCAGGCCGACGCCGTGCGCGCCACGAAAGCCTTGCAGGTGCATGCGCGTGCCGGCTACACGGTGGCCGCGTCATGCTCCGCCGTTTTTCTATTGCAGTCGGCGGGCCTGCTGGCGCAACGCAAAGTCACCACCTCGTGGTGGCTGGCGCCGTTGTTGCAGCAACTTGAGCCTGGTTGCGTAGTCGA from Duganella dendranthematis encodes:
- a CDS encoding tautomerase family protein; this encodes MPNILVKIPKDVFPAEHRAKLVKKLNYAATTAEEIPDDPRKRSLCWVAIDEVDPTTWTCGGIDVRERLLPCLVVIYVPEGVLDDASRAIYVDLVHAAFKDALPAAEQRQLATSVILNDVPDGTWGVNGVIWRLPRFVQAAGYAHLQSRLALT
- a CDS encoding CPBP family intramembrane glutamic endopeptidase, whose translation is MAATLITMAVVDSLVPNSLRVACPVPLATLTGVLGYRFFFSRVEKRAITELALPGAAHEAATGIAVGAVLGLLVAGVLAIVGSFFVSGSNGWSVMFKSLPEQVMVACFEELLFRGVLFRIVEQRWGTRTSLIVSFVAFALAHLPNGHVSLLAILVTGVAGVTFSACYMLTRRLWLSMGVHLGWNYLYDGLFAVPVSGHAARGWLQVAMPGPDWLTGGSYGVEASVMTLLVWGAAAILLLRRVPK